The following proteins are co-located in the Tripterygium wilfordii isolate XIE 37 chromosome 2, ASM1340144v1, whole genome shotgun sequence genome:
- the LOC120008544 gene encoding proliferating cell nuclear antigen-like: MLELRLVQGSLLKKVLEAIKDLVTNANFDCSATGFSLQAMDSSHVALVALLLRSEGFEHYRCDRNLSMGINLANMSKMLRCAGNDDIITIKADDGSDIVTFMFESPTQDKISDFEMKLMDIDSDHLGIPEAEYHAIVRMPSAEFARICKDLSSIGDTVVISVTKEGVKFSTRGDIGAANIVLRQNTTVDKPEEATIIEMNEPVSLTFALRYMNSFTKATPLSSTVTISLSSELPVVVEYKIAEMGYIRFYLAPKIEEDEDETKPAI; the protein is encoded by the exons ATGCTAGAGCTTCGTCTCGTGCAAGGTTCCCTTCTCAAGAAAGTCTTGGAGGCGATTAAGGACTTGGTGACTAATGCCAACTTTGACTGCTCGGCGACCGGGTTCTCGCTTCAGGCCATGGACTCCAGCCACGTTGCTCTGGTGGCTCTGCTTCTCAGATCCGAGGGTTTTGAGCACTACCGTTGTGACCGGAACCTCTCCATGGGCATCAATCTCGCTAACATGTCCAAGATGCTTCGGTGTGCTGGAAATGATGACATCATCACGATTAAGGCCGACGATGGTAGCGACATTGTTACTTTCATGTTCGAAAGTCCAA CACAAGACAAGATATCGGACTTTGAGATGAAATTGATGGACATTGACAGCGATCACCTTGGGATTCCAGAAGCTGAATACCATGCTATTGTTAGAATGCCTTCAGCAGAGTTTGCTAGGATTTGTAAAGATCTCAGCAGCATTGGTGATACTG TTGTGATCTCTGTTACAAAGGAAGGCGTTAAGTTCTCCACAAGAGGTGACATTGGAGCTGCAAATATAGTCCTGAGGCAGAACACAACAGTGGACAAG CCTGAAGAAGCTACAATTATAGAGATGAATGAGCCAGTTTCTTTGACATTTGCACTGAGATACATGAACTCCTTTACTAAGGCTACTCCATTGTCAAGCACGGTTACAATAAGCTTGTCATCAGAACTGCCTGTTGTGGTTGAATACAAGATTGCAGAAATGGGTTATATACGGTTTTATTTGGCTCCTAAGATtgaagaggatgaagatgagacGAAGCCCGCAATTTGA
- the LOC119982789 gene encoding cytosolic enolase 3 isoform X1 encodes MSVQEYLDKHMLSRKIEDAVNAAVRAKASDPVLFISNHMRKSIPSVITKIKARQILDSRGIPTVEVDLHSNKGMFRASVPSGSATGMYEAVELRDGDKGKYLGNSVTRAVKNINEKISEALIGMDPTLQSQIDQAMIDLDKTEKKGELGANAILAVSIAACKAGAAEKEVPLYKHIADLFGKRNLTLPVPAFTVISGGAHAGNYLAIQEIMILPTGASKFEEALQMGSETYHHLKAVITEKCGAHGCNVGEDGGFAPNISSLKEGLDLVKEAISRTGYNDRIKIAIDAAASAFCIGTKYDLDFKSPNKSGQNFKSGEDMIEMYKGLCAEFPIVSIEDPFDKEDWEHVKYFSSLGLCQVVGNDFLMSNLKRIERAIHESSCNALVLKVNQIGTITEAVEAVKLAKDAHWGVVMSHRCGETEDSFIADLSVGLATGQIKAGAPCRGERLAKYNQLLRIEEELGDQAVYAGDDWKLT; translated from the exons ATGTCTGTGCAAGAGTATTTGGACAAGCACATGCTCTCTCGCAAAATCGAAGACGCAGTCAATGCAGCGGTTAGGGCCAAGGCTTCCGATCCCGTTCTCTTCATC TCTAATCATATGAGAAAATCCATTCCTTCGGTGATTACCAAGATAAAAGCGAGACAGATCCTCGATAGCAGAGGAATTCCAACTGTCGAAGTGGACTTGCACTCCAACAAGGGCATGTTTCGTGCCTCGGTTCCGAGCGGGTCTGCTACAGGAAT GTACGAGGCTGTTGAATTACGTGATGGAGACAAGGGAAAATACCTTGGGAATAGTGTGACCAGAGCTGTTaagaatatcaatgaaaaaatatCAGAAGCTTTGATTGGTATGGATCCAACACTTCAGTCCCAAATTGATCAGGCTATGATAGATTTGgacaaaacagagaagaag GGTGAACTTGGAGCGAATGCTATATTGGCTGTATCAATTGCTGCATGCAAAGCTGGAGCTGCTGAAAAAGAG GTTCctctctacaagcacattgcTGATCTTTTTGGCAAAAGGAATCTTACACTTCCTGTCCCTGCCTTCACTGTTATATCTGGTGGAGCGCATGCTGGGAATTATCTTGCCATTCAG GAGATAATGATTCTTCCCACTGGAGCAAGCAAATTTGAGGAAGCATTACAAATGGGCTCTGAAACATATCATCACCTAAAG GCTGTTATTACAGAAAAATGTGGTGCACATGGGTGTAATGTTGGTGAAGATGGTGGTTTTGCTCCGAATATCTCCAG CTTGAAGGAAGGTTTGGATCTTGTGAAGGAGGCTATTAGCAGAACAGGCTATAACGATAGAATAAAGATAGCAATTGATGCTGCTGCTTCTGCTTTTTGTATAG GTACTAAGTATGATTTGGATTTCAAATCTCCAAATAAATCTGGGCAAAATTTCAAGTCTGGAGAGGATATGATTGAGATGTACAAAGGACTATGTGCTG AGTTCCCGATTGTATCAATCGAAGATCCATTTGACAAGGAGGATTGGGAACACGTCAAGTACTTTTCTAGTCTGGGACTTTGTCAG GTGGTAGGCAATGACTTCTTGATGTCAAATCTCAAACGGATTGAAAGAGCAATACATGAGTCCTCTTGCAATGCTCTTGTTCTCAAG GTAAATCAGATTGGGACCATAACTGAAGCAGTTGAAGCAGTGAAACTGGCAAAAGATGCTCACTGGGGAGTGGTCATGTCTCATAGATGTGGGGAGACTGAGGATTCTTTCATAGCTGATTTGTCGGTTGGTCTTGCCACTGGTCAGATCAAAGCTGGTGCTCCTTGCAGAGGAGAGCGGCTAGCAAAGTACAACCAG TTACTTCGAATTGAAGAAGAGCTTGGGGATCAAGCAGTTTATGCTGGTGATGATTGGAAGCTGACATGA
- the LOC119982789 gene encoding cytosolic enolase 3 isoform X2, with translation MSVQEYLDKHMLSRKIEDAVNAAVRAKASDPVLFISNHMRKSIPSVITKIKARQILDSRGIPTVEVDLHSNKGMFRASVPSGSATGMYEAVELRDGDKGKYLGNSVTRAVKNINEKISEALIGMDPTLQSQIDQAMIDLDKTEKKGELGANAILAVSIAACKAGAAEKEVPLYKHIADLFGKRNLTLPVPAFTVISGGAHAGNYLAIQIMILPTGASKFEEALQMGSETYHHLKAVITEKCGAHGCNVGEDGGFAPNISSLKEGLDLVKEAISRTGYNDRIKIAIDAAASAFCIGTKYDLDFKSPNKSGQNFKSGEDMIEMYKGLCAEFPIVSIEDPFDKEDWEHVKYFSSLGLCQVVGNDFLMSNLKRIERAIHESSCNALVLKVNQIGTITEAVEAVKLAKDAHWGVVMSHRCGETEDSFIADLSVGLATGQIKAGAPCRGERLAKYNQLLRIEEELGDQAVYAGDDWKLT, from the exons ATGTCTGTGCAAGAGTATTTGGACAAGCACATGCTCTCTCGCAAAATCGAAGACGCAGTCAATGCAGCGGTTAGGGCCAAGGCTTCCGATCCCGTTCTCTTCATC TCTAATCATATGAGAAAATCCATTCCTTCGGTGATTACCAAGATAAAAGCGAGACAGATCCTCGATAGCAGAGGAATTCCAACTGTCGAAGTGGACTTGCACTCCAACAAGGGCATGTTTCGTGCCTCGGTTCCGAGCGGGTCTGCTACAGGAAT GTACGAGGCTGTTGAATTACGTGATGGAGACAAGGGAAAATACCTTGGGAATAGTGTGACCAGAGCTGTTaagaatatcaatgaaaaaatatCAGAAGCTTTGATTGGTATGGATCCAACACTTCAGTCCCAAATTGATCAGGCTATGATAGATTTGgacaaaacagagaagaag GGTGAACTTGGAGCGAATGCTATATTGGCTGTATCAATTGCTGCATGCAAAGCTGGAGCTGCTGAAAAAGAG GTTCctctctacaagcacattgcTGATCTTTTTGGCAAAAGGAATCTTACACTTCCTGTCCCTGCCTTCACTGTTATATCTGGTGGAGCGCATGCTGGGAATTATCTTGCCATTCAG ATAATGATTCTTCCCACTGGAGCAAGCAAATTTGAGGAAGCATTACAAATGGGCTCTGAAACATATCATCACCTAAAG GCTGTTATTACAGAAAAATGTGGTGCACATGGGTGTAATGTTGGTGAAGATGGTGGTTTTGCTCCGAATATCTCCAG CTTGAAGGAAGGTTTGGATCTTGTGAAGGAGGCTATTAGCAGAACAGGCTATAACGATAGAATAAAGATAGCAATTGATGCTGCTGCTTCTGCTTTTTGTATAG GTACTAAGTATGATTTGGATTTCAAATCTCCAAATAAATCTGGGCAAAATTTCAAGTCTGGAGAGGATATGATTGAGATGTACAAAGGACTATGTGCTG AGTTCCCGATTGTATCAATCGAAGATCCATTTGACAAGGAGGATTGGGAACACGTCAAGTACTTTTCTAGTCTGGGACTTTGTCAG GTGGTAGGCAATGACTTCTTGATGTCAAATCTCAAACGGATTGAAAGAGCAATACATGAGTCCTCTTGCAATGCTCTTGTTCTCAAG GTAAATCAGATTGGGACCATAACTGAAGCAGTTGAAGCAGTGAAACTGGCAAAAGATGCTCACTGGGGAGTGGTCATGTCTCATAGATGTGGGGAGACTGAGGATTCTTTCATAGCTGATTTGTCGGTTGGTCTTGCCACTGGTCAGATCAAAGCTGGTGCTCCTTGCAGAGGAGAGCGGCTAGCAAAGTACAACCAG TTACTTCGAATTGAAGAAGAGCTTGGGGATCAAGCAGTTTATGCTGGTGATGATTGGAAGCTGACATGA
- the LOC120009183 gene encoding E3 ubiquitin-protein ligase MARCHF3-like, whose translation MFYPHYYRGHDSRDGNDLSLSSESSGEIGAHRESSASDCISEEDLESGALETKVHSRKNREKDCRICHLGLESGGELAIELGCSCKGDLGAAHRKCAETWFKFKGNMICEICGATAVNVAGDQVNEAHTAISVAPSTPVAPVIVLENPTFWHGRRIMNLLLACMVFAFIISWLFHFKVIR comes from the exons ATGTTCTATCCCCATTATTACAGAGGCCATGATAGCCGTGATGGAAATGATTTGTCACTCTCCAGCGAGTCCTCCGGAGAGATTGGAGCACACAGGGAGTCCTCTGCATCAGATTGCATCTCAGAAGAGGACTTGGAGAGTGGAGCTCTGGAGACTAAAGTCCATTCGCGTAAAAATAGGGAGAAAGATTGTAGGATTTGTCATTTGGGTTTGGAGAGTGGTGGTGAGTTAGCTATTGAGTTGGGTTGCTCTTGTAAGGGTGATCTGGGAGCTGCCCACAGGAAATGTGCAGAAACATGGTTCAAGTTCAAGGGAAACAT GATCTGCGAGATATGTGGTGCTACCGCTGTCAATGTTGCTGGTGATCAAGTGAACGAGGCACATACTGCTATATCCGTAGCCCCATCGACACCTGTGGCTCCTGTAATCGTTCTGGAAAACCCAACTTTCTGGCATGGCCGCCGCATAATGAACTTGTTGCTTGCCTGCATGGTCTTCGCATTCATCATTTCTTGGCTTTTCCACTTCAAAGTCATAAGATGA
- the LOC120006290 gene encoding uncharacterized protein LOC120006290, with protein MEDSLKPRKDSRDQQSSGYSENKFIAQSGQCLNLQDKSKPEKPNVSYSDLHCEIMKNVEVSPKSLKNRQKQKIKDTKEDELVKYMSSLPSYLEKGKDLQEKVLNVGVLDWASLEKWQYSHRQIPCRTSRDPISSSCSSSSFSTESFSFHSSRGHTRSPTRQKVRHPSLQVHLITSSPKESPYKVDKPYGGGVAKFQDVSHAQSNSTNQYGNLIRRDQLSRRNHVEIKAEHYCKKSSDIKFYRDIAHLPNKLNKDLAPCSHVSAKTKEGEFKGRVEKLQGQKPNIVEQDISQKNKPVVLLLPRDYSQHNDSKPSNPAAMLVERQGVGSRRSFVETSKQAYCAKLNSDIPHSCPLSLEVDSGEHFQMERCFNDAQSTDTLRDISYSAQSAPEMGNCSSRCRKLEKIMPAMRSSNSIANASKAVDHKVSGVVAGKSRSTSPFRRLGFGIGNIGKSFSSKEDLAKPEFSLKHISACSGRDNSVGISCQGTSNSDKPYTTGRRRSSPLRRLLDPLLKPKATNYQNFREPLQRDSIESIPTNGAGRSYDGKSDSSAGTLMSTLLQDKKHRSTIQALLQVVFKNGQPLFTFAVDKNNDILAATMKKFSASRKSDYNCIYTIFTIKDVMKRNGRWMDHSGKSKSDDYVPNVLAQLKATGFQVTNFTRQNHMALESGIREFVLFAVALRETDQQTSEFQPHDELAAIVVKIPKDISRSSVVDNHQNDICNKVPEFSDSVLDVKKRPITGGQGLIKTSVILPSGVHSLPTNGGPSSLIQRWTSNGSCDCGGWDLGCKLRVFSNWNQFIKKSSSSKAHCDTHKFELYPQGGEQGNDPALALAPFKDGIYSVEFNSSLSLLQAFAVCIAVLDTRRPCELSESCALVEEKTSVENIIAQNDGIRASNLFGGEVPARYASYPPHSPVGRA; from the exons ATGGAAGACAGTTTAAAGCCCAGAAAAGACTCAAGGGATCAGCAATCTTCAGGGTATTCTGAGAACAAATTTATTGCCCAATCAGGTCAATGTTTAAATCTACAGGACAAGTCTAAACCCGAAAAGCCTAATGTGTCATATTCTGATCTCCATTGTGAAATCATGAAAAATGTGGAGGTCTCACCGAAATCCTTGAAGAATCgccaaaagcaaaaaataaaggaTACCAAAGAAGATGAGCTTGTCAAGTATATGTCGAGTCTCCCAAGTTATCTTGAGAAAGGGAAAGATCTTCAGGAAAAAGTCTTAAATGTTGGGGTCCTGGACTGGGCTAGTCTGGAAAAATGGCAGTATAGCCACAGACAGATACCATGCAGAACTAGCAGGGATCCTATTTCCAGCAGTTGTTCTTCATCATCCTTCTCAACAGAAAGCTTCTCTTTCCATTCGAGCAGAGGTCACACTCGCTCTCCTACTCGACAGAAGGTGCGTCATCCTTCTCTGCAAGTTCATTTGATCACATCTTCTCCAAAAGAGAGTCCCTATAAAGTTGACAAACCCTATGGAGGAGGTGTTGCAAAGTTTCAAGATGTCAGCCATGCACAGAGTAACTCCACAAACCAATATGGAAATTTGATCCGAAGAGATCAGCTTTCTCgtagaaaccatgtggaaatCAAAGCAGAGCATTACTGTAAAAAAAGTTCTGATATAAAGTTCTACCGAGACATTGCGCATTTGCCAAATAAGTTGAATAAAGATCTAGCACCATGTTCTCACGTGAGTGCCAAGACTAAAGAGGGTGAATTTAAGGGAAGAGTGGAGAAGTTGCAAGGACAAAAGCCGAATATCGTTGAACAAGATATCTCTCAAAAGAACAAACCAGTAGTTCTCCTTTTACCAAGAGATTACTCCCAGCACAATGATTCTAAGCCTTCTAATCCAGCAGCCATGTTAGTCGAGAGACAAGGAGTAGGAAGTCGAAGAAGCTTTGTGGAGACCTCTAAGCAAGCTTACTGTGCAAAGCTTAATTCCGATATCCCACACTCATGTCCACTGTCTCTTGAAGTTGACAGCGGTGAGCATTTTCAGATGGAACGGTGCTTTAATGATGCACAAAGTACTGACACCTTGCGTGATATATCTTATTCAGCGCAATCTGCACCTGAAATGGGAAACTGTTCATCTagatgcagaaaacttgaaaagataatGCCGGCCATGAGATCCTCTAATTCAATTGCAAATGCTTCCAAAGCTGTAGATCATAAAGTAAGTGGAGTGGTTGCAGGAAAAAGCAGAAGCACTTCACCTTTTCGCCGTCTTGGCTTTGGTATTGGCAATATAGGTAAGAGTTTCAGCTCCAAAGAGGATTTGGCCAAACCAGAGTTTAGCTTGAAGCATATTTCTGCTTGTTCTGGAAGAGATAATTCTGTGGGTATTTCTTGTCAAGGTACCTCTAATAGTGATAAACCTTACACTACAGGCAGGAGGAGGTCCAGTCCTTTGAGAAGGTTACTGGACCCACTATTGAAGCCGAAGGCAACAAATTACCAGAACTTCAGAGAGCCCTTGCAGAGAGATTCAATagaatcaataccaacaaatgGAGCCGGCAGATCATATGATGGGAAATCAGATTCTTCAGCTGGAACTCTAATGTCTACTTTGCTTCAGGACAAGAAGCACAGATCAACCATTCAAGCTCTTCTTCAAGTTGTATTTAAGAATGGCCAGCCTCTGTTTACATTCGCAGTTGACAAAAATAATGACATCCTTGCTGCAACAATGAAGAAGTTTAGTGCCTCGAGAAAGAGTGACTACAActgcatttatactatttttactATTAAAGATGTCATGAAAAGGAATGGAAGATGGATGGATCATAGTGGCAAAAGCAAAAGTGATGATTACGTCCCAAATGTCCTTGCCCAGCTGAAAGCTACTGGTTTCCAGGTTACCAACTTTACAAGACAGAACCATATGGCATTAGAGAGTGGCATTAGAGAGTTTGTTTTGTTTGCTGTGGCTCTAAGAGAGACAGATCAACAAACATCAGAATTTCAGCCACATGATGAGCTTGCAGCCATTGTTGTCAAGATCCCAAAAGATATCAGTAGAAGTTCAGTTGTCGATAATCATCAGAATGATATCTGTAATAAGGTGCCAGAGTTTTCTGATTCTGTGTTAGATGTCAAGAAACGTCCTATTACAGGTGGACAAGGTCTCATCAAGACGTCAGTCATTCTTCCTAGTGGTGTTCATAGTCTACCGACTAATGGAGGACCTTCATCACTGATCCAACGTTGGACGTCAAATGGATCATGTGACTGTGGAGGTTGGGATTTGGGTTGTAAACTTAGGGTCTTTTCCAACTGGAATCAATTTATTAAGAAGTCAAGTTCATCCAAAGCTCATTGCGACACTCATAAGTTTGAACTTTATCCTCAG GGAGGAGAACAAGGAAATGATCCCGCCCTTGCCTTAGCACCATTCAAGGATGGAATCTATTCTGTTGAGTTCAATTCATCTCTATCCCTTCTGCAAGCATTTGCCGTCTGCATAGCTGTTTTAGATACTAGGAGACCGTGCGAGCTTTCTGAATCGTGTGCCTTGGTTGAAGAAAAGACTTCTGTGGAAAACATAATAGCACAAAATGATGGAATAAGGGCTTCTAATCTCTTTGGAGGAGAGGTTCCTGCTAGATATGCTTCGTATCCTCCCCATTCTCCAGTAGGCAGGGCCTAG